The following coding sequences lie in one Myxococcus xanthus genomic window:
- a CDS encoding DNA gyrase/topoisomerase IV subunit A — translation MLAEAESKSRKKQGAGGGGGGGSGGAAGGNGDGSVPASLADEARRRYINYALSVITSRALPDVRDGLKPVQRRILFGMYHDHRLTHEAKYQKSAKVVGSVMGQYHPHGDASIYEALVRMAQDFSLRYPLVDGHGNFGSLDGDGAAAMRYTECRLAMLSSELLTELGKKTVAFRPTYDGTLQEPVVIPARVPQLLMNGTTGIAVGMATNIPPHHLGELVDALVALIENPQLLTKDLLKWVKGPDFPTGGQILNDKKELRDIYESGQGSIRIRGEYKLEDLKRGGQQIVITSIPYTVNKSTLVAKFGDLVRERKLPLITDVRDESTKDVRIVLELKKDANPELVMAYLYKQTPLQTNFGVNLTCLVPIKDKPELSTPERLNLKDILWYFLTFRFDVVTKRFEHELGELLRRVHILEGFEKVYDALDEMIKIIRASEGKQDAAKKLIARFKLDEAQVDAILEMKLYKLARLEILVVEKELKEKRAEIKRIQGILKDKNKVWGTVRDELGEMKARYNDKRRTRIGGAGSEEMEFSAEAFIADEDAHVVITRDGWVKRVREVKDPSTTRLREGDAVMAVLAGSLKANLVLFSNFGTAYVTRFNDVPASTGYGEPVQKFFKFDDGERVVSALSLDARLPRPQKLVGVTKQGMGMRFLLEPHLEVSTRAGRRYAKTGEGDEIIGVQPVTDKDLLAVLTEKTSALVCKVAEVNELAGPGKGVTVIKVDDNDRVVDFLAVSPAQKDAKLEFETQKGRKLHLSPAKYGLTGRGGKGHEMSKRDAVKEVARPVTFIPLPEKKD, via the coding sequence ATGCTCGCAGAAGCCGAATCGAAATCGCGAAAGAAGCAGGGGGCCGGGGGAGGCGGCGGTGGCGGGAGTGGCGGCGCCGCGGGTGGCAACGGCGACGGGTCCGTGCCGGCTTCGCTCGCGGACGAGGCACGCCGCCGGTACATCAACTACGCCCTGTCGGTCATCACCTCGCGCGCCCTGCCGGACGTGCGTGACGGCCTCAAGCCGGTGCAGCGCCGCATCCTGTTCGGCATGTACCACGACCACCGGCTGACGCACGAAGCCAAGTACCAGAAGTCCGCCAAGGTGGTCGGCAGTGTCATGGGTCAGTACCACCCGCACGGTGACGCCTCCATCTACGAGGCGCTGGTGCGCATGGCGCAGGACTTCTCGCTGCGCTACCCGCTGGTGGACGGCCACGGCAACTTCGGCTCGCTCGACGGCGACGGCGCGGCGGCCATGCGCTACACCGAGTGCCGTCTGGCGATGCTGTCCAGCGAGCTCCTGACGGAGCTGGGCAAGAAGACGGTGGCCTTCCGGCCGACCTACGACGGCACGCTGCAGGAGCCGGTGGTCATCCCCGCGCGGGTGCCGCAGCTGCTGATGAACGGCACCACGGGCATCGCCGTGGGCATGGCTACCAACATCCCGCCGCACCACCTGGGCGAGCTGGTGGACGCGCTGGTGGCGCTCATCGAGAACCCGCAGCTCCTGACGAAGGACCTGCTCAAGTGGGTGAAGGGTCCGGACTTCCCCACCGGCGGGCAGATCCTCAACGACAAGAAGGAACTGCGCGACATCTACGAGTCGGGCCAGGGGAGCATCCGCATCCGCGGTGAGTACAAGCTGGAGGACCTCAAGCGAGGCGGCCAGCAGATTGTCATCACCTCCATCCCCTACACGGTGAACAAGTCCACGCTGGTGGCCAAGTTCGGCGACCTGGTGCGCGAGCGGAAGCTGCCGCTCATCACCGACGTGCGCGACGAATCCACCAAGGACGTGCGCATCGTCCTGGAGCTGAAGAAGGACGCCAACCCCGAGCTGGTGATGGCGTACCTGTACAAGCAGACGCCACTGCAGACGAACTTCGGCGTCAACCTCACCTGCCTGGTACCCATCAAGGACAAGCCCGAGTTGAGCACGCCCGAGCGGCTCAACCTCAAGGACATCCTCTGGTACTTCCTCACCTTCCGCTTCGACGTGGTGACGAAGCGCTTCGAGCACGAGCTGGGCGAGCTGCTGCGGCGCGTCCACATCCTGGAGGGTTTCGAGAAGGTCTACGACGCGCTCGACGAGATGATCAAAATCATCCGCGCGTCGGAAGGAAAGCAGGACGCCGCGAAGAAGCTCATCGCCCGCTTCAAGCTGGATGAAGCCCAGGTGGACGCCATCCTGGAGATGAAGCTCTACAAGCTGGCCCGCCTGGAGATTCTCGTCGTGGAGAAGGAGCTCAAGGAGAAGCGCGCCGAAATCAAGCGCATCCAGGGCATCCTCAAGGACAAGAACAAGGTGTGGGGCACCGTCCGGGACGAGCTGGGCGAAATGAAGGCCCGCTACAACGACAAGCGTCGCACGCGGATTGGCGGCGCGGGCTCCGAGGAGATGGAGTTCAGCGCCGAGGCGTTCATCGCGGACGAGGACGCGCACGTGGTCATCACCCGCGACGGCTGGGTCAAGCGCGTGCGCGAGGTGAAGGACCCGTCCACCACCCGCCTGCGTGAAGGCGACGCGGTGATGGCGGTGCTGGCCGGCAGCCTGAAGGCGAACCTGGTGCTGTTCAGCAACTTCGGCACCGCGTACGTCACCCGCTTCAACGACGTGCCCGCCTCCACGGGCTACGGCGAGCCGGTGCAGAAGTTCTTCAAGTTCGACGACGGCGAGCGCGTGGTGTCCGCCCTGTCGCTGGACGCGCGGCTGCCGCGCCCGCAGAAGCTGGTGGGCGTGACGAAGCAGGGCATGGGCATGCGCTTCCTGCTGGAGCCGCACCTGGAGGTCTCCACGCGCGCCGGCCGCCGCTACGCGAAGACGGGCGAGGGCGACGAAATCATTGGCGTGCAGCCGGTGACGGACAAAGACCTGCTGGCGGTGCTGACGGAGAAGACCAGCGCCCTGGTGTGCAAGGTGGCGGAGGTCAACGAGCTGGCTGGCCCGGGCAAGGGCGTCACCGTCATCAAGGTGGACGACAATGACCGGGTGGTGGACTTCCTCGCCGTGTCGCCCGCCCAGAAGGACGCGAAGCTGGAGTTCGAGACGCAGAAGGGCCGCAAGCTGCACCTGTCCCCGGCGAAGTACGGGTTGACGGGCCGCGGCGGCAAGGGCCACGAGATGTCGAAGCGCGACGCCGTGAAGGAGGTGGCACGCCCCGTCACCTTCATCCCGTTGCCCGAGAAGAAGGACTAG
- a CDS encoding MBL fold metallo-hydrolase: protein MREPYVRQLKLGPMDNFVYLVGPRHSDEVVVVDPAWDVEAIEQAVKQDGKRVVGAFVSHCHFDHINGLPDLLSKWDVPVFAQREEVQFSPELRELGGALRPLGPGDDVRVGTETFQALHTPGHTPGSHCLLAGDALVSGDTVFINGCGRCDMSGGNPEAMYRSLSQVLAKVPDSAKLYPGHDYADVPVTSMETVRQKNPYFAFDNVDAFVAFRMRPRK from the coding sequence ATGCGTGAACCGTACGTGCGGCAGCTCAAGCTCGGGCCCATGGACAACTTCGTCTACCTGGTGGGCCCCCGGCACTCGGACGAAGTGGTGGTGGTGGACCCCGCGTGGGACGTGGAGGCCATCGAGCAGGCGGTGAAACAGGACGGCAAGCGCGTGGTGGGCGCGTTCGTCTCGCACTGCCACTTCGACCACATCAACGGGCTGCCGGACCTGCTGTCGAAGTGGGACGTGCCGGTGTTCGCGCAGCGTGAAGAGGTCCAGTTCTCCCCGGAGCTGCGCGAGCTGGGCGGCGCGCTGCGGCCCCTGGGGCCGGGGGATGACGTGCGCGTTGGGACTGAGACGTTCCAGGCACTGCATACGCCGGGGCACACGCCGGGCTCGCATTGCCTGCTGGCCGGTGACGCGCTCGTGTCCGGGGACACCGTGTTCATCAACGGCTGCGGCCGGTGTGACATGAGCGGGGGCAACCCGGAGGCGATGTACCGCTCCCTGTCGCAGGTGCTGGCGAAGGTGCCCGACAGCGCGAAGCTGTATCCGGGCCACGACTACGCGGACGTGCCGGTGACGTCCATGGAGACGGTGCGGCAGAAGAACCCGTACTTCGCCTTCGACAATGTGGACGCCTTCGTCGCGTTCCGCATGCGGCCTCGCAAGTAG
- a CDS encoding VOC family protein gives MKLPGTWRAWIRGGLLLTSVCAVGGAVATQTGCASTPNSAAREGIPLSPTPLYGKFVWHDLVTDNPAAAKRFYRDLFGWEFVDIRGGRRPYSLIRAQGRWIGGIVHPANAAEKREGALWLGYLSVPDVDRAVTEVSARGGKALDGPIDVRNIGRAAVVADPQGAAVGFVRSQPGDPADTGVPDEGQFLWMEYLAQDPVAAADFYKELLGYEVRERPLGGGPHYVLAQGQHPRGGVLANPVKGARPNWLTYIRVKDPAALASRAQALGGRVLMAPRPDARGGSLALIADPSGAVLALQRYPFETSKSATAP, from the coding sequence ATGAAACTTCCTGGCACGTGGCGCGCGTGGATTCGCGGCGGACTCCTGCTGACCAGCGTGTGCGCCGTGGGAGGCGCGGTCGCCACCCAGACCGGGTGCGCGTCCACGCCCAACAGCGCGGCCCGCGAGGGAATCCCCCTGTCGCCCACGCCACTCTACGGCAAGTTCGTCTGGCACGACCTCGTCACCGACAACCCCGCAGCCGCGAAGCGCTTCTATCGCGACCTGTTCGGCTGGGAGTTCGTGGACATCCGAGGAGGCCGCCGCCCCTACTCCCTCATCCGCGCCCAGGGACGCTGGATTGGCGGCATCGTCCATCCTGCGAACGCGGCCGAGAAACGCGAAGGCGCGCTGTGGTTGGGCTACCTCTCCGTGCCCGACGTGGACCGCGCCGTTACCGAAGTGAGTGCTCGCGGCGGCAAGGCGCTCGACGGGCCCATCGATGTGCGGAACATCGGCAGAGCCGCGGTGGTCGCCGACCCGCAGGGCGCGGCGGTGGGCTTCGTGCGATCCCAGCCCGGAGACCCGGCCGACACGGGCGTGCCTGATGAGGGCCAGTTCTTGTGGATGGAGTACCTGGCCCAGGACCCCGTCGCCGCGGCGGACTTCTACAAGGAACTCCTGGGCTACGAGGTCCGTGAGCGTCCACTCGGCGGCGGGCCGCACTACGTCCTCGCGCAGGGACAGCATCCCCGAGGCGGCGTACTGGCCAACCCGGTGAAAGGCGCGCGCCCCAACTGGCTCACCTATATCCGCGTGAAGGACCCCGCGGCGCTCGCTTCGCGGGCCCAGGCCCTGGGTGGCCGAGTGTTGATGGCCCCGCGCCCGGACGCGCGTGGCGGCTCGCTCGCGCTCATCGCCGACCCGAGCGGCGCGGTGCTCGCGCTCCAGCGCTACCCCTTCGAAACGTCCAAGTCCGCTACGGCGCCCTGA
- a CDS encoding double-CXXCG motif protein, producing the protein MMRFFWIREERTPPFNGSFDATHKWRLPGVKCDACGVTWGGAGHQYPGVDLSHVPERSRFVRPWPVPVSELAQLRELVRPYVPPGVPLPPGTHLGPLEGTAAGRFGPLTSQGDILWVVRRDALERLQTEGVRGLLGCKTELRFRQKEPPELLELQIEPRGRLHMDCLPSDLAPPCDACGRVALRLPDAPLLDAASLPIDRDVFRVGDYATVIVCTERFMETVRQLGLEGMAFREIPTR; encoded by the coding sequence ATGATGCGGTTCTTCTGGATACGCGAGGAGCGGACGCCGCCCTTCAACGGCAGCTTCGATGCCACACACAAGTGGCGCCTGCCCGGCGTGAAGTGCGATGCCTGTGGAGTGACGTGGGGCGGGGCCGGGCACCAGTACCCAGGGGTGGACCTGTCTCACGTGCCCGAGCGGTCACGCTTCGTGCGCCCCTGGCCTGTTCCCGTTTCGGAACTCGCGCAACTGCGAGAGCTGGTTCGCCCCTATGTCCCCCCCGGCGTGCCACTTCCGCCGGGCACGCACCTGGGGCCTCTTGAAGGCACAGCCGCTGGGAGGTTCGGCCCGCTGACGTCACAGGGGGACATTCTGTGGGTCGTGCGGCGAGATGCTCTTGAGCGCCTCCAAACCGAAGGCGTCAGGGGACTGCTCGGCTGTAAAACGGAATTGAGGTTCCGCCAGAAGGAGCCGCCGGAGTTGCTGGAGCTCCAAATCGAGCCGCGCGGCCGGCTCCATATGGACTGCCTTCCCTCGGACCTCGCTCCGCCATGCGACGCCTGTGGCCGGGTCGCGCTTCGACTGCCGGACGCGCCCCTTCTCGACGCAGCATCCCTGCCCATCGATCGCGATGTCTTCCGTGTAGGCGACTACGCCACCGTCATCGTTTGCACCGAACGGTTCATGGAGACAGTGCGCCAGCTCGGCCTGGAAGGAATGGCCTTTCGCGAGATTCCTACGCGCTGA
- a CDS encoding M50 family metallopeptidase — translation MRTASGAQLDLGRLALLALMLGVGWYFWDSPALWPMKVLVVMMHESGHALATLLVGGSVDRIHLAANESGSCLSRLPPGLFAKVAVYSGGYLGSAVAGAGLMLATFRFRLRRWVLGTASVWLTVMGVVYAGDSFTLFFCLGTAVVLALGAKFLPDGVVDALNLFIAAFTALYALFDLRSDLWNSAVRSQSDAALLADLTYVPAVVWAALWSLLAIGLLAVAAYTSLHARPKGLQMPSVTARARRV, via the coding sequence ATGCGGACCGCCAGCGGTGCACAGCTCGATTTGGGCCGGTTGGCCTTGCTCGCCCTCATGCTGGGGGTGGGCTGGTATTTCTGGGATTCGCCCGCCCTGTGGCCCATGAAGGTGCTGGTGGTGATGATGCACGAGAGCGGGCACGCCCTGGCGACGCTGCTGGTGGGCGGCTCCGTGGACCGCATCCACCTGGCGGCCAACGAGTCGGGCTCCTGCCTGTCCCGCCTGCCTCCCGGGCTGTTCGCCAAGGTGGCCGTCTACTCCGGGGGGTACCTGGGCAGCGCGGTGGCGGGCGCGGGGCTGATGCTGGCCACCTTCCGCTTCCGGCTCCGCCGCTGGGTGCTGGGCACGGCCAGCGTGTGGCTCACCGTCATGGGCGTGGTGTACGCGGGGGACAGCTTCACCCTATTCTTCTGCCTGGGCACGGCCGTGGTGCTGGCCCTGGGCGCGAAGTTCCTGCCGGATGGGGTGGTGGACGCGCTGAACCTGTTCATCGCTGCCTTCACGGCGCTGTATGCGCTGTTCGATTTGCGCTCCGATTTGTGGAACAGCGCGGTGCGCTCGCAGAGTGACGCGGCGCTCCTGGCGGACCTCACCTACGTGCCCGCGGTGGTGTGGGCGGCGCTGTGGTCGCTGCTCGCCATCGGCCTGCTGGCGGTGGCGGCGTACACGTCCCTGCACGCCAGGCCCAAGGGGCTCCAGATGCCCTCCGTCACGGCGCGGGCGCGGCGGGTGTAG
- a CDS encoding S46 family peptidase — translation MKKTLLLLSLVAAPALAGEGKWTPQQVLELDPAWLRAQGLQVSPKKLWDPKRGTGLLAGAVNVGGCSGAFIAASGLVITNHHCAFGVIQEHSTPQRDLITQGFLASKREDELPGKGSRVQVPRSFTDVTKTVLAAVPADADDITRYKAIERKQKELVAECEKRPATRCQVATFDGGVNYTLVDAVELTDVRLVYAPPRAVGEYGGEEDNWMWPRHTGDFAILRAYTAPDGTSAPYSDKNVPYKAEFFFPLATQGVKPNDFVMVLGYPGMTYRALLAEEMAERQSRLYPRMRDVFGEAIRILEAEGEKDPAGKIAVASQLKGLHNVYKNSGGQLAGLKRGHIVEKQREAEAAVAVWAKKAGAKWQPALDARAALLVEQSAIAKSFDREFLLAASSRLARGPALAVTVSRLAAERAKPDLERRPEYMEREHVRIKDRLERDQKNLFLPAERQLLLAFVRRAQALGADERIAAVDKHFGKTFSEKDVLAKIDAMYAGTQVLTLDQRLKMATESVGQLEARKDALLAFGLDLAKEQAALDEVKDKRQGAALRLRPEWRKAVLAHAGKPVAPDANSTLRVSFAKVQGYAPRDGAIYTPQTTLSGMLAKHTGEEPFDVPEKVSKVAEAKRFGAWQDKKLKDIPVNFLSDADTTGGNSGSPTVNGKGQLVGVNFDRVWENVANDFGYNPDVARNVNVDVRYILWMLDQVEDADALLRELGVRKGPPVAGETR, via the coding sequence ATGAAGAAGACGCTCCTCCTCCTGTCGCTCGTGGCTGCCCCCGCTCTGGCCGGGGAAGGCAAGTGGACTCCCCAGCAGGTCCTGGAGCTGGACCCGGCGTGGCTACGCGCCCAGGGCCTCCAGGTCTCTCCCAAGAAGCTCTGGGATCCGAAGCGTGGCACCGGCCTGCTCGCGGGCGCGGTCAACGTCGGCGGGTGCTCGGGCGCGTTCATCGCCGCCTCGGGTCTGGTCATCACCAACCACCACTGTGCCTTCGGCGTCATCCAGGAGCACAGCACGCCGCAGCGCGACCTCATCACCCAGGGCTTCCTCGCCTCCAAGCGCGAGGACGAACTGCCCGGCAAGGGCTCCCGCGTCCAGGTCCCGCGCAGCTTCACCGACGTGACGAAGACGGTGCTCGCCGCGGTGCCCGCGGACGCGGATGACATCACGCGCTACAAGGCCATCGAGCGGAAGCAGAAGGAGCTGGTCGCCGAGTGCGAGAAGCGTCCCGCCACCCGCTGCCAGGTGGCCACCTTCGATGGCGGCGTCAACTACACGCTGGTGGACGCGGTGGAGCTCACGGACGTGCGGCTCGTCTACGCGCCGCCGCGCGCGGTGGGCGAGTACGGCGGCGAGGAGGACAACTGGATGTGGCCGCGCCACACCGGTGACTTCGCCATCCTCCGCGCGTACACCGCGCCGGACGGCACCTCCGCGCCGTACAGCGACAAGAACGTCCCCTACAAGGCGGAGTTCTTCTTCCCGCTGGCCACCCAGGGCGTGAAGCCCAACGACTTCGTCATGGTGCTGGGCTACCCGGGCATGACGTACCGCGCGCTGCTCGCGGAGGAGATGGCCGAGCGCCAGTCCCGCCTCTACCCGCGCATGCGCGACGTGTTCGGCGAGGCCATCCGCATCCTCGAGGCGGAAGGGGAGAAGGACCCCGCGGGCAAGATTGCCGTCGCCTCGCAGCTCAAGGGCCTGCACAACGTCTACAAGAACTCGGGCGGTCAGCTCGCCGGCCTGAAGCGCGGCCACATCGTGGAGAAGCAGCGCGAGGCGGAGGCCGCCGTCGCGGTGTGGGCGAAGAAGGCGGGCGCGAAGTGGCAGCCGGCGCTGGACGCTCGGGCCGCGCTGCTCGTCGAGCAGTCCGCCATCGCGAAGTCCTTCGACCGTGAGTTCCTCCTGGCCGCATCGTCGCGCCTCGCGAGGGGCCCGGCCCTGGCGGTGACGGTGTCGCGGCTGGCCGCGGAGCGCGCGAAGCCGGACCTGGAGCGCCGCCCGGAGTACATGGAGCGCGAGCACGTCCGCATCAAGGACCGACTGGAGCGCGACCAGAAGAACCTGTTCCTCCCCGCCGAGCGCCAGCTGCTGCTGGCCTTCGTGCGCCGCGCGCAGGCGCTGGGCGCCGACGAGCGCATCGCCGCGGTGGACAAGCACTTCGGCAAGACGTTCTCGGAGAAGGACGTCCTGGCGAAGATTGACGCCATGTACGCGGGCACCCAGGTGCTGACGCTGGACCAGCGCCTGAAGATGGCCACCGAGTCGGTAGGCCAGCTCGAGGCGCGCAAGGACGCGCTGCTCGCGTTCGGTCTGGACCTGGCGAAGGAGCAGGCCGCGCTCGACGAGGTGAAGGACAAGCGTCAGGGCGCCGCGCTGCGGCTGCGGCCGGAGTGGCGCAAGGCGGTGCTGGCGCACGCGGGCAAGCCGGTGGCCCCCGACGCCAACAGCACGCTGCGCGTCAGCTTCGCCAAGGTGCAGGGCTACGCGCCGCGGGACGGCGCCATCTACACGCCGCAGACGACGCTGTCGGGCATGCTGGCCAAGCACACCGGCGAGGAGCCCTTCGACGTCCCGGAGAAGGTCTCCAAGGTCGCCGAGGCGAAGCGCTTTGGCGCGTGGCAGGACAAGAAGCTGAAGGACATCCCGGTGAACTTCCTGTCGGACGCGGACACCACCGGCGGCAACTCCGGCAGCCCCACCGTCAACGGCAAGGGCCAACTGGTGGGCGTCAACTTCGACCGCGTCTGGGAGAACGTGGCCAACGACTTCGGCTACAACCCGGACGTGGCTCGCAACGTCAACGTGGACGTGCGCTACATCCTCTGGATGCTGGACCAGGTGGAGGACGCGGACGCGCTGCTGCGCGAGCTGGGCGTGCGCAAGGGCCCGCCGGTGGCGGGGGAGACGCGCTGA
- a CDS encoding RNA polymerase sigma factor, giving the protein MHACALPPLSELYTEHRPRALAIARRIVGDTADAEDVVQDVFARLARRAPGYGGRAAWSTWLHRVMVNSSINWLRARKRRDRLSHDVQEPLSPEALAVGAEMERHFGEAMEDINEQQRQVLYLREVRGLSYPEIARLLRIPEGTVKSTLHRARQRTLSLMEERGQQP; this is encoded by the coding sequence ATGCACGCATGCGCGCTTCCGCCGCTGTCCGAGTTGTATACCGAGCACCGTCCTCGCGCGTTGGCCATTGCCCGACGCATCGTCGGTGATACCGCCGACGCGGAAGACGTGGTGCAGGACGTCTTCGCCCGGCTTGCCCGCCGAGCGCCTGGCTACGGCGGCCGCGCGGCGTGGAGCACCTGGCTGCACCGGGTCATGGTGAACAGCAGCATCAACTGGCTGCGGGCGCGCAAGCGCCGAGACAGGCTGAGCCACGACGTCCAGGAGCCCCTGTCCCCCGAAGCCCTCGCCGTGGGCGCGGAGATGGAGCGCCACTTCGGTGAGGCGATGGAGGACATCAACGAGCAGCAGCGCCAGGTCCTCTACCTGCGCGAGGTGCGCGGCCTGAGCTACCCGGAAATTGCCCGGCTGCTGCGCATCCCCGAAGGCACGGTGAAGAGCACGCTCCACCGCGCCCGCCAGCGCACGCTCTCCCTGATGGAAGAGCGTGGCCAGCAGCCCTGA
- a CDS encoding sigma 54-interacting transcriptional regulator, producing the protein MPELVFFRRGDEVLRVGVDRARLVLGRGEQSDVAIPDPEVSRLQVALLWDGERCRVEDLSGKGTTVAGQSITHGELPDGADLALGQWRAVFRLSGGGEGADVTTEVGHTTSVQSRDTQAPRWQPAQVRVKQGLNESVHRFTGEGFTAGKDSGCDLVLQDRFASSRHLKVTRRDSAFHVVDLRSTNGTWLGPVRVFEAEVPLPTVLRVGETELVLEPAAPTTRKEPTSFHGIIGGDPSVRQLSELIERVAPSSAAVTILGESGTGKELVARAIHACSQRANRPLVPVNCAAISKELIESELFGHEKGSFTGAMGARKGAFEEADGGTLFLDEIGELPLDLQAKLLRALEGGEIKRVGASRPQTVDVRVVAATNKDLLAAAREGRFREDLYYRLCVIPLHLPPLRSRKADLGSLAEHFVRTYAPRGQSVRFTPAALERLQHHAWPGNIRELRNVVHRALLLRKGPLIDAGDISFDQELNRETGIAVPELPPGMTLEQMLEKLERQIVEAALRRYNNNRERVARELGVARSTLFKRLKDWGLTKQDEQE; encoded by the coding sequence ATGCCGGAGCTGGTGTTCTTTCGTCGTGGCGACGAGGTGTTGCGGGTGGGGGTGGACCGGGCGCGGCTGGTGCTCGGACGCGGCGAGCAGAGCGACGTCGCCATTCCGGACCCCGAGGTGAGCCGCCTCCAGGTGGCCCTGCTGTGGGACGGCGAGCGCTGCCGGGTGGAGGATTTGTCCGGCAAGGGCACCACCGTCGCCGGCCAGTCCATCACCCACGGCGAGCTGCCGGACGGCGCGGACCTGGCGCTGGGCCAGTGGCGCGCGGTGTTCCGCCTCAGCGGCGGCGGCGAGGGCGCGGACGTCACCACCGAGGTGGGTCACACGACGTCCGTCCAGTCCCGCGACACGCAGGCCCCGCGCTGGCAGCCCGCCCAGGTGCGGGTGAAGCAGGGCCTCAACGAGTCCGTGCACCGCTTCACGGGTGAAGGCTTCACCGCGGGCAAGGACTCCGGCTGCGACCTGGTGCTCCAGGACCGCTTCGCCTCCAGCCGGCACCTGAAGGTGACCCGCCGCGACAGCGCCTTCCACGTCGTGGACCTGCGCTCCACCAACGGGACGTGGCTGGGCCCGGTACGCGTCTTCGAGGCGGAAGTCCCGCTGCCCACCGTGCTGCGCGTGGGTGAGACGGAGCTGGTGCTGGAGCCCGCCGCGCCCACCACGCGCAAGGAGCCCACGTCCTTCCACGGCATCATTGGCGGTGACCCGTCGGTGCGGCAGCTCTCGGAGTTGATTGAGCGGGTGGCCCCGTCCTCCGCGGCGGTGACGATTCTGGGCGAGTCCGGCACCGGCAAGGAGCTGGTGGCCCGCGCCATCCACGCCTGCTCGCAGCGGGCGAATCGGCCGCTGGTGCCCGTCAACTGCGCGGCCATCTCCAAGGAGCTCATCGAAAGCGAGCTCTTCGGCCATGAGAAGGGCTCCTTCACCGGCGCCATGGGCGCGCGCAAGGGCGCCTTCGAGGAGGCCGACGGAGGCACCCTCTTCCTGGACGAGATTGGCGAGCTGCCGCTCGACCTGCAGGCCAAGCTGCTGCGCGCGCTGGAAGGTGGCGAAATCAAGCGCGTGGGCGCCAGCCGCCCGCAGACGGTGGACGTGCGCGTGGTGGCGGCCACCAACAAAGACTTGCTGGCGGCGGCGCGCGAGGGCCGCTTCCGCGAGGACCTGTACTACCGGCTCTGTGTCATCCCCCTGCACCTGCCGCCACTGCGCAGCCGCAAGGCGGACCTGGGCTCGCTGGCCGAACACTTCGTGCGCACCTACGCCCCGCGTGGCCAGTCCGTGCGCTTCACGCCCGCGGCCCTGGAGCGGCTCCAGCACCACGCGTGGCCGGGCAACATCCGCGAGCTGCGCAACGTGGTGCACCGCGCGCTGCTGCTGCGCAAGGGGCCCCTCATCGACGCGGGGGACATCTCCTTCGACCAGGAGCTGAACCGCGAGACGGGCATCGCCGTGCCGGAGCTGCCGCCAGGGATGACGCTGGAGCAGATGCTGGAGAAGCTGGAGCGTCAAATCGTCGAGGCGGCGCTGCGGCGGTACAACAACAACCGCGAGCGCGTGGCCCGCGAGCTGGGCGTGGCCCGCTCCACCCTCTTCAAGCGGCTGAAGGACTGGGGCCTCACGAAGCAGGACGAGCAGGAGTAG
- the gspN gene encoding type II secretion system protein GspN: MSSDSKAARWKILLGYAAFAVVAFVVGLLVTFPYDAIRKRLVSEAAQAGLAVRIGSLRPGLAGITATNVRVSKPPQPLSADTVAALSRGEGMLGAAELGEPLVLESVALRPALFPPGIAMRASVMGGTLSASVGLLGDTRVKVTADGLQASGGNLPAFTGLDLDGELNAALSLTMPKNGAQPDLSQANGELTLDTRNLVIKGGKVAIPMGGGSAVPMDLPQIDLGALTGRIQFVKGLGTVESLRLKSNELEALATGTLKLGKRLEYSEPGMDVNIKLDPEFQKRLGLVGAGVTILPPDKKDPSFRAARLAGFLNRPTFLPRR, encoded by the coding sequence ATGTCCTCTGACTCCAAAGCCGCCCGCTGGAAGATTCTCCTCGGCTACGCCGCGTTCGCGGTGGTGGCCTTCGTCGTGGGCCTGCTCGTCACCTTCCCATACGACGCCATCCGCAAGCGGCTGGTCAGCGAAGCGGCCCAGGCGGGGCTCGCGGTGCGCATCGGTTCGCTGCGGCCTGGCCTGGCGGGCATCACCGCCACCAACGTGCGCGTGAGCAAGCCGCCCCAGCCGCTGAGCGCGGACACGGTGGCGGCCCTCTCCCGCGGCGAGGGCATGCTAGGCGCCGCGGAGCTGGGTGAGCCGCTGGTGCTGGAGAGCGTGGCGCTGCGCCCCGCCCTCTTCCCGCCGGGCATCGCGATGCGCGCCAGCGTCATGGGCGGCACGCTGAGCGCCTCCGTGGGCCTGCTGGGCGATACGCGCGTGAAGGTGACGGCGGACGGGCTCCAGGCCTCTGGCGGCAACCTGCCGGCCTTCACCGGGCTGGACCTGGACGGCGAGCTGAACGCGGCCCTGTCCCTGACGATGCCCAAGAACGGCGCGCAACCAGACCTGTCCCAGGCCAACGGCGAGCTGACGCTGGACACCCGCAACCTGGTCATCAAGGGCGGCAAGGTGGCCATCCCCATGGGTGGCGGCTCGGCGGTTCCCATGGACCTGCCGCAAATCGACCTGGGCGCGCTCACCGGACGCATCCAGTTCGTCAAGGGCCTGGGCACGGTGGAGTCGCTGCGCCTGAAGAGCAACGAGTTGGAAGCCCTGGCCACCGGCACGCTGAAGCTGGGCAAGCGGCTGGAGTACAGCGAGCCCGGCATGGATGTGAACATCAAGCTGGACCCGGAGTTCCAGAAGCGGCTGGGCCTGGTGGGCGCGGGCGTCACCATCCTCCCGCCGGACAAGAAGGACCCCAGCTTCCGCGCCGCCCGGCTCGCCGGCTTCCTCAACCGGCCGACGTTCCTCCCGCGGCGCTGA